The Primulina tabacum isolate GXHZ01 chromosome 16, ASM2559414v2, whole genome shotgun sequence genome window below encodes:
- the LOC142530003 gene encoding uncharacterized protein LOC142530003: MYPDIFLKLCTILRERTPLQDTRYICVEEMLAMFLLIVGQNTRYCLIRKTFGRSHYNTSQNFNKMLRALNSIAVDMMAKPGSAVPERIRESTRFYPYFKDCIGAIDGTDHIPATVSGRDNNSYRNRHGVISQNVLAACNFDLDFIYVLSRWEGSAHDSHVLADALSRNNGLKVPQDNEAQLSSSAQVYGDDNFDQLFDTQEQQRARANAWRDTIANGMWSDVDQIVNND; this comes from the exons ATGTACCccgatatttttttaaaattatgcacCATTCTTAGAGAAAGAACACCCTTACAAGACACAAGATACATTTGTGTTGAAGAAATGCTTGCCATGTTTTTACTTATTGTTGGTCAAAATACTCGATATTGCTTGATTCGTAAAACATTTGGTCGATCACACTACAATACTAGTCAAAACTTCAACAAGATGTTGAGAGCATTAAACAGCATTGCAGTAGATATGATGGCTAAACCTGGATCAGCTGTACCAGAAAGAATAAGAGAGAGTACAAGATTCTACCCTTACTTTAAA GATTGCATTGGAGCTATTGATGGAACTGATCATATTCCAGCGACAGTGTCTGGGCGTGACAATAACAGTTACCGTAATCGCCACGGAGTAATTTCTCAAAATGTTTTGGCAGCTTGTAACTTTGATTTAGATTTCATTTACGTACTCAGCAGATGGGAGGGATCTGCTCATGATTCACACGTGTTAGCTGatgctttatcaagaaataatGGACTTAAAGTGCCACAAG ATAATGAAGCTCAATTGTCTTCATCGGCACAAGTTTATGGAGATGACaactttgatcagttatttgATACTCAAGAACAACAACGAGCAAGAGCTAATGCATGGAGGGATACCATAGCCAATGGAATGTGGAGcgatgttgatcaaattgtcaATAATGATTag